In the Clostridium beijerinckii genome, one interval contains:
- a CDS encoding S1C family serine protease, with translation MNNNDNNEKFIDVESLPVDKGQQVAWENCFQNSNNYVDPKRKKRRGLRMLGRIAGILVLTMVGGAIGSAATYSFMKTNNVAATKQITSYIPQSFTSSTPDAMSAADAFNKVAPAVVIVSTKGSSNSGFMNGEVEGMGSGFIINEEGYILTNYHVIANAKEITVTLSNNTEVSATVVNYDQDRDVAMLKLKDGTKVPAVAELGDSDEVYPGAEVIAIGTPLSKNFAQTLTKGVISGSNRTIDDSGKSVDFIQTDAAINPGNSGGPLVNAKGQVIGINSMKIGSDASGSSTPVEGIGFAIPINEVKNKIDALSKPILNLGIQIREIDSATAKKYDLVEGIYVSSVEEYSPAEKGGLKIGDIIVKCDGKEAKTFDELKTIKESKNAGDTMKIEVIRDKKTIDLSVVLEEKSN, from the coding sequence ATGAATAATAATGATAATAACGAAAAATTTATTGATGTAGAGTCATTACCAGTAGATAAAGGTCAGCAAGTTGCATGGGAAAATTGTTTTCAAAATAGTAATAATTATGTAGATCCGAAGAGAAAGAAAAGAAGAGGTCTGCGCATGCTAGGAAGGATTGCAGGAATTTTAGTTCTTACAATGGTAGGAGGGGCAATTGGAAGTGCTGCTACTTATTCATTCATGAAAACTAATAATGTTGCTGCAACTAAACAAATAACAAGTTATATTCCGCAATCATTCACATCAAGCACTCCTGATGCAATGTCAGCGGCAGATGCATTTAATAAAGTTGCGCCAGCAGTTGTCATTGTTTCGACGAAAGGTTCATCTAACAGTGGATTTATGAACGGCGAAGTTGAGGGGATGGGATCAGGGTTCATTATAAATGAAGAAGGATATATACTAACTAACTATCACGTAATTGCAAATGCTAAAGAAATTACAGTAACTTTAAGTAATAATACTGAAGTAAGTGCAACAGTAGTAAATTATGATCAAGATAGAGATGTTGCAATGCTTAAATTAAAAGATGGAACTAAAGTTCCTGCTGTTGCAGAACTTGGAGACTCTGATGAAGTATATCCAGGAGCTGAGGTTATAGCAATTGGAACACCTCTCTCAAAGAATTTTGCTCAGACACTTACAAAGGGAGTTATAAGTGGAAGCAATAGAACAATAGATGATAGTGGAAAAAGTGTAGATTTCATTCAAACAGATGCAGCTATTAATCCTGGAAATAGTGGAGGTCCATTAGTGAATGCTAAAGGGCAAGTTATAGGAATAAATTCTATGAAGATAGGTTCTGATGCATCGGGATCATCAACACCAGTTGAAGGTATAGGGTTTGCAATACCTATAAATGAAGTTAAGAATAAGATAGATGCTTTATCAAAACCTATATTAAATCTAGGAATTCAGATAAGAGAAATTGACAGCGCTACTGCTAAGAAATACGATTTGGTAGAAGGAATATATGTATCTTCTGTTGAAGAGTATTCACCGGCTGAAAAAGGTGGTCTTAAGATTGGAGATATAATTGTTAAATGCGACGGAAAAGAAGCTAAGACATTCGATGAACTTAAGACAATAAAGGAAAGTAAGAATGCTGGGGATACTATGAAGATAGAAGTAATTAGAGATAAGAAAACTATTGATTTGTCAGTTGTATTAGAAGAAAAATCTAATTAA
- a CDS encoding PTS lactose/cellobiose transporter subunit IIA, whose amino-acid sequence MEEIILNIIMHSGEARTFSMEAITLAKQGNFDKAKGLIIKADEELGYAHNSQTSLIQGEAVNEKIEFSLLLVHAQDHLMTTMVLKDLAVELIEVHEKISSIK is encoded by the coding sequence ATGGAGGAAATAATATTAAATATAATAATGCACAGCGGGGAAGCACGAACTTTTTCTATGGAAGCAATTACTTTAGCTAAACAAGGAAATTTTGATAAAGCAAAAGGGTTAATAATAAAAGCTGATGAGGAATTAGGATATGCACATAATTCTCAAACAAGTTTAATTCAGGGAGAAGCTGTAAATGAGAAAATAGAATTCTCCTTGCTTTTAGTTCACGCTCAAGATCACTTAATGACTACAATGGTTTTGAAGGATTTAGCGGTTGAATTAATAGAAGTGCATGAAAAAATAAGTTCTATTAAATAG
- a CDS encoding ABC transporter substrate-binding protein, whose product MKNKIKYAIVFSVLLLIGIVSINLFQPNKEQQVRGNIELLVNENSYEYLVECANNFMKENDRTSISVKKLENYNQIVNNNSEGSTKSKISSIAQIDRFSFDKLKLDNYEYYNKDDKLLSEYAKNFSKYRVAQVKYGDSSIGIPLTSRPLAFYVREDLLKSYGYERDSLNTWDDIIRIGKDIHEKSNGKIFIINATDQDYEDLMDLLTMETLSDGDKSTDVVKSEVQAMMKKLEDNNILNLQNGGEFLARISSINAMKEIAALDVPCTWSVNNVPSLKPGANKFFSSEGDNLLILNQNSENDKLIEKFITYVITNNKEAVKYVKEGKFFSSYLYTYNTKDIEEPVKNFTGKSPLVVLSNIEEKTPIISNYDEYIKIKQEIRANTN is encoded by the coding sequence ATGAAAAATAAAATTAAATATGCTATTGTATTTTCGGTTCTTTTGTTAATTGGAATAGTAAGCATTAATCTATTTCAACCGAATAAAGAGCAACAAGTTAGAGGAAATATAGAGCTCTTAGTAAATGAGAATTCTTATGAGTACTTAGTTGAGTGCGCCAATAATTTTATGAAGGAGAATGATAGGACTTCAATAAGTGTAAAGAAGTTAGAAAATTACAATCAGATAGTTAATAATAATTCAGAAGGAAGTACGAAATCAAAGATTTCTAGTATAGCGCAGATAGATAGGTTTAGTTTTGATAAACTAAAATTGGATAACTATGAGTATTATAACAAGGATGATAAGCTCTTGAGCGAATATGCTAAGAATTTTTCTAAGTATAGGGTGGCTCAGGTTAAATATGGTGATAGTTCCATAGGAATACCTTTAACATCTAGGCCATTAGCTTTCTATGTCAGAGAAGATTTATTAAAAAGTTACGGATATGAAAGAGATAGTCTGAATACATGGGATGATATTATAAGGATTGGAAAAGATATTCATGAAAAAAGTAACGGAAAAATATTTATAATTAATGCAACTGATCAAGATTACGAAGATTTGATGGATCTATTAACCATGGAAACATTAAGTGATGGTGATAAAAGCACAGATGTAGTTAAATCAGAAGTTCAAGCTATGATGAAAAAACTAGAGGATAATAATATTTTAAATTTACAAAATGGAGGAGAATTCTTAGCAAGAATATCGTCTATTAATGCAATGAAAGAAATAGCAGCATTAGATGTTCCTTGTACGTGGAGCGTTAATAACGTGCCTAGCCTTAAACCAGGGGCTAATAAGTTTTTTTCATCAGAAGGAGATAATTTATTAATATTAAACCAAAACAGCGAGAATGATAAGCTAATTGAAAAATTTATAACTTACGTAATAACGAACAACAAGGAAGCTGTTAAATATGTTAAGGAAGGAAAGTTTTTCTCAAGCTATTTATATACTTATAATACTAAAGATATTGAGGAGCCAGTAAAAAATTTTACTGGAAAAAGTCCTCTTGTAGTATTAAGTAATATAGAAGAAAAAACTCCAATCATAAGTAATTACGATGAATATATAAAGATAAAGCAAGAGATTCGAGCAAATACCAATTAA
- a CDS encoding glycosyltransferase family 4 protein — protein MKIAIDARSSTLHQGTGIGTYTSNLISEILSLDSNDEFTLFCSGKFNKEFNKENVNIIYSSGRHGGFYERYYIPNALNKVHADLYHIPQNGIGLDFDTKIPTIVTIHDLIPYIMPETVGKGYLERFLNNMPNIISNSRGILTVSEYSKRDILKFFSFYPEEKIFVTPLAANNNFKPLDKNQCKLYVKNTFKVDDPYILYIGGFSLRKNALGLIKSFCKVYKDLNKPYKLLLGGPLKDEGEKLLSFVQENNLQDKVVFCGYIEDDILPVLYSGCDAFVYPSFYEGFGLPPLEAMSCKAPVITSSITSIPEVTGDSAILINPYNIEELDNALVDLLNNETLKAELSEKGYLRSLNFTWNKTAKNTLNAYRSLIS, from the coding sequence ATGAAAATTGCCATTGATGCTCGTAGTTCCACGTTACATCAAGGAACTGGAATTGGTACTTATACTAGTAATCTCATATCAGAGATTCTTTCTTTAGATTCGAATGATGAATTCACTCTATTTTGCTCTGGAAAATTTAACAAAGAATTCAATAAGGAAAATGTTAATATAATTTATTCTTCAGGTAGACATGGCGGTTTTTATGAAAGATATTATATACCTAATGCACTTAACAAGGTCCATGCTGACCTATATCATATTCCTCAAAACGGAATAGGACTCGATTTTGATACAAAAATACCAACTATAGTTACAATCCATGATCTAATCCCATATATAATGCCTGAAACTGTTGGCAAAGGATACCTAGAACGATTTTTAAATAATATGCCAAATATAATTTCTAATTCACGCGGCATTCTAACAGTTTCTGAATACTCTAAAAGAGATATATTGAAATTCTTTAGTTTTTATCCTGAAGAAAAAATATTTGTAACTCCACTTGCCGCTAATAATAATTTTAAACCTTTGGATAAGAATCAATGTAAGCTATACGTAAAAAACACATTTAAAGTTGATGATCCTTATATATTATATATAGGTGGGTTTAGTTTAAGGAAAAATGCCTTAGGATTAATTAAATCATTTTGTAAAGTTTATAAAGACTTGAATAAGCCTTATAAGTTATTGCTTGGGGGCCCTTTAAAAGATGAAGGTGAAAAGTTACTTTCATTTGTTCAAGAAAATAACTTACAAGACAAAGTTGTTTTTTGTGGATATATAGAAGATGATATTCTTCCTGTTCTTTATAGCGGGTGTGATGCATTTGTATACCCTTCCTTCTATGAAGGATTTGGCCTTCCTCCGCTTGAAGCAATGAGCTGTAAGGCACCAGTTATAACATCTTCTATAACTTCTATTCCAGAAGTAACTGGTGATAGTGCTATTTTGATAAATCCTTATAATATAGAAGAATTAGACAATGCCTTAGTTGATCTTTTGAATAATGAAACTTTAAAAGCTGAGCTTAGTGAAAAGGGATATCTAAGAAGCCTCAACTTTACTTGGAATAAGACTGCCAAGAATACCTTAAATGCCTATAGAAGTTTAATATCTTAG
- a CDS encoding CotS family spore coat protein, translating into MENNKEILKIKGYIEENYNLDVEDIEKVKNSYKVITKDERYCLKVVKYEFSHFYFILSAMKHLQRNGFGDIPEFIMNREKKEYGNINGKYAYLTKWIPSRVSNYDNPIELSMVSNELAKLHECSKGFTLKKEMKPRIGWFSWIDVFETRRREILDFKNRISQKAYKSNFDLLYLDNMEKELNRAEKSIVGLQKNNYVKVMEKEVLSRGFCHHDYAHHNILIDNKKNINIIDFDYCILDSHLHDVSSLLIRSMKDGKWESDKCNLILNAYSERIEIRKEELPIIREFIRFPQAFWQIGLQVYWEQQPWGEEFFINKLEKYLNDCEFREKFIDSYFSGGN; encoded by the coding sequence ATGGAGAATAATAAGGAGATACTTAAAATTAAAGGCTATATTGAAGAAAATTATAATTTAGATGTAGAAGATATTGAAAAAGTTAAAAATAGTTATAAAGTTATTACAAAGGATGAGAGATATTGTTTGAAAGTAGTTAAATATGAATTCTCTCATTTTTATTTTATCTTATCTGCAATGAAGCATTTACAAAGAAATGGATTTGGGGATATTCCTGAATTTATTATGAATAGAGAAAAAAAAGAATATGGTAACATAAACGGAAAGTATGCGTACTTAACAAAATGGATTCCATCGAGAGTAAGTAATTATGATAATCCAATAGAATTATCAATGGTATCAAATGAGCTTGCAAAATTACATGAATGCAGCAAAGGATTTACATTGAAGAAAGAGATGAAACCAAGGATTGGATGGTTTTCATGGATAGATGTTTTTGAGACAAGGAGAAGAGAAATACTGGATTTTAAAAATAGAATAAGTCAAAAAGCATATAAATCAAATTTTGATTTATTGTATTTGGACAATATGGAAAAAGAATTAAATAGAGCAGAAAAGAGTATAGTAGGTCTTCAAAAAAATAATTATGTAAAGGTTATGGAAAAGGAAGTTCTTTCAAGGGGATTTTGCCACCATGACTATGCTCATCATAATATATTAATAGATAATAAGAAAAATATTAATATTATAGATTTTGATTACTGCATATTAGATTCACATCTACACGACGTATCTTCTTTATTAATAAGATCAATGAAAGATGGAAAATGGGAAAGCGACAAATGTAATCTAATTTTAAATGCCTATAGTGAGAGAATAGAAATAAGAAAAGAAGAGCTACCTATAATTAGAGAATTTATAAGATTTCCTCAGGCTTTCTGGCAAATAGGGTTGCAGGTTTATTGGGAACAGCAACCATGGGGAGAAGAATTTTTCATCAATAAGTTAGAGAAGTACTTAAATGATTGTGAATTTAGAGAAAAGTTTATTGATAGTTATTTTAGTGGGGGAAATTAA
- a CDS encoding spore coat protein, giving the protein MDELLINKYLNKKGIAIMGQGFSYDKNMQRNDIVSQVDLIIEFHKLLLGGNLTGLSKIKSTIGREVESYKVQIRKLQKNYSYVSSKTCTNEIENIILSNGKIMLEKANKAINYIYEHDYFGVIRRSMNREEICLGKVDKSNLRKNNEKIEVCTIKGMTYNLVEEDLYNYIKKLQRKEINIDEEELIKLFVHGSHLSFNSFDYLRGLCSYPKDFLKFWERYRDSRKDNTREIYNIQNEECKGSRKARNDEQLLNGLKKSLKYESKNFII; this is encoded by the coding sequence ATGGATGAATTATTGATTAATAAGTATTTAAATAAAAAAGGAATAGCTATTATGGGACAAGGTTTTAGTTATGATAAAAATATGCAAAGAAATGATATAGTTTCTCAAGTTGATTTAATTATAGAATTTCATAAATTGCTATTAGGCGGTAATCTAACAGGGCTAAGCAAAATTAAAAGCACAATAGGCAGAGAAGTGGAATCTTATAAAGTGCAGATAAGAAAACTACAAAAGAATTATTCATATGTATCTAGTAAAACATGTACAAATGAGATAGAGAATATCATATTATCAAACGGAAAAATAATGTTGGAAAAAGCTAATAAGGCTATAAATTATATTTATGAACATGACTACTTTGGAGTTATAAGACGTAGTATGAATAGAGAAGAAATCTGCCTTGGTAAAGTTGATAAAAGTAATTTAAGAAAAAATAATGAAAAAATAGAAGTGTGTACAATAAAAGGTATGACATATAACTTAGTAGAAGAAGACTTATATAATTATATTAAGAAACTACAAAGAAAGGAAATTAATATAGATGAGGAAGAACTAATAAAGTTATTTGTACATGGATCACACCTATCATTTAACAGCTTTGATTATTTAAGAGGGCTTTGCAGTTATCCAAAGGATTTTTTAAAGTTTTGGGAGAGGTATAGAGATAGTAGAAAGGATAATACAAGGGAAATTTATAATATACAAAATGAGGAATGTAAGGGTAGTAGGAAAGCAAGGAATGACGAACAATTATTAAATGGATTGAAGAAAAGTTTAAAGTATGAAAGTAAAAATTTTATCATATAG
- a CDS encoding CotS family spore coat protein, translating to MNRTKYSEKNYLCDYDLSLKFFEELGIKVNDIVPLRKVFLVYTDEGNKILKRVNYDVDRVNLISDSLDYVKKSYEHVITYKRFKDDSCYKEWNGQIYIVMDILNGREASFSNPVEIDLCAENIALMHKASKGLREYLKDKYKKDFLDISLKDKIKEAYDDLIWMKSLVDTYKYKNEFDKLFVNNVDKYLNEIKEVQNDLEKSSYDNLRQDGDTIRLCHNDLAYHNFLTKNNEINIIDFDFMTIDLRVMDIWNFILKCIKNAAFDVDKMSTCINGYENVSILKKEEKELLYILIKFPKDFYTISRDYYHKRKNWEYEVYLSRFEGKFSNEDFRYEFLKVLENKFFIGSEVKK from the coding sequence ATGAATAGAACTAAGTATTCAGAAAAAAATTATTTATGCGATTATGATTTGAGCCTAAAGTTCTTCGAAGAACTAGGAATAAAAGTAAACGACATTGTTCCACTTAGAAAAGTATTTTTGGTATATACAGATGAAGGAAATAAAATATTGAAAAGAGTAAATTATGATGTAGATAGAGTCAATTTAATAAGTGATTCTTTAGACTATGTAAAAAAGAGTTATGAACATGTAATAACATATAAAAGGTTCAAAGATGATTCATGTTATAAAGAGTGGAATGGACAAATTTATATTGTTATGGATATATTGAATGGAAGAGAAGCATCATTTTCTAATCCAGTAGAAATTGATCTTTGTGCAGAAAATATAGCTTTAATGCATAAAGCTTCAAAAGGATTAAGAGAATATTTGAAGGATAAATACAAAAAAGATTTTCTAGATATATCTTTGAAAGATAAAATTAAAGAAGCATATGATGATTTAATTTGGATGAAGAGCTTAGTAGATACGTACAAATATAAAAATGAATTTGATAAATTATTTGTAAACAATGTAGATAAGTATTTAAATGAAATTAAAGAGGTTCAAAATGACCTTGAAAAAAGCTCATATGATAACCTAAGGCAGGATGGAGATACTATTCGTTTGTGTCATAATGATTTAGCTTATCATAATTTCTTAACCAAAAATAATGAAATAAATATAATAGATTTTGATTTTATGACTATAGATTTAAGAGTAATGGATATATGGAATTTTATTTTAAAGTGTATAAAGAATGCCGCATTCGATGTGGATAAGATGTCAACTTGTATTAATGGATATGAGAATGTGTCCATTTTAAAAAAAGAAGAAAAAGAACTCTTGTATATACTTATAAAGTTCCCTAAAGATTTTTATACAATATCAAGAGATTATTATCATAAGAGAAAGAATTGGGAATATGAAGTATATTTAAGCAGATTTGAAGGAAAGTTTAGCAATGAGGATTTTAGATATGAATTTTTAAAGGTTTTAGAAAATAAATTTTTCATAGGTTCTGAAGTAAAGAAGTAA
- a CDS encoding glycosyltransferase family 4 protein yields MKIGIDGRAAKWYRGTGIGTYTYQLISSLNNVDSNNNYLIFTPQCDFISDLKNNFKTELIESIPSNSFWDDINVPNILNNADIELYHVPQNGVGLSENVECKKVITLHDIIPLRMPETVSDRYLKIFNNELPKILDNCDGIITVSNYSKDDIAKEFNFPAEKIYVTPLAAEDIYRPMSKCKSKDFITEKYGIKEDFVLYVGGFSPRKNIIGLIEAYSKLPNKLKESFKLVIIGRKGPSYTKYKNRADDLNISNNVIFTDFIPIEDMPLFYNAAEVLVYPSFYEGFGLPPIEAMACGTPVIASNVTSLPEVCHESALFIDPNDIDSLSYDIERVLSNSLLRLTMVKKSLTRSKNFSWNKTALDTISAYEAIINS; encoded by the coding sequence ATGAAAATAGGAATAGATGGTAGAGCTGCAAAGTGGTATCGAGGCACGGGTATAGGTACCTATACTTATCAGTTAATATCTAGCCTCAACAATGTTGATAGTAACAATAACTATTTAATTTTCACACCACAATGTGACTTTATAAGCGATTTAAAGAATAATTTTAAAACAGAACTTATTGAATCAATACCTTCTAATAGTTTTTGGGATGATATAAATGTTCCCAATATATTAAATAATGCAGACATAGAGCTTTACCATGTCCCACAAAACGGGGTTGGTCTATCAGAAAATGTTGAATGCAAAAAAGTTATTACTCTACATGATATAATTCCTTTAAGAATGCCTGAAACTGTTAGTGATAGATATTTAAAAATATTTAATAATGAACTGCCTAAAATTTTAGATAATTGTGATGGAATAATTACTGTATCTAATTACTCTAAGGATGATATTGCTAAGGAATTTAACTTTCCTGCTGAAAAGATTTATGTTACCCCATTAGCTGCTGAAGATATTTACAGACCTATGAGTAAATGTAAATCTAAAGACTTTATTACCGAGAAATATGGGATAAAGGAAGACTTCGTACTTTACGTTGGAGGATTTAGTCCAAGAAAGAATATTATAGGACTAATAGAAGCTTATTCTAAACTCCCAAATAAATTAAAAGAAAGTTTCAAACTAGTTATAATTGGTCGTAAGGGTCCTTCTTATACTAAATACAAAAATAGAGCTGATGATCTAAATATATCTAACAACGTTATTTTTACTGATTTTATTCCCATTGAGGATATGCCATTATTCTACAATGCTGCTGAGGTCCTTGTATACCCTTCTTTTTATGAAGGATTTGGACTTCCTCCTATAGAGGCTATGGCATGTGGTACTCCTGTAATAGCTTCTAATGTTACGTCATTACCTGAAGTATGTCATGAATCAGCGCTTTTTATAGATCCTAATGATATTGATTCACTATCTTATGACATAGAAAGAGTTTTAAGTAATAGCCTATTAAGGTTAACAATGGTCAAAAAAAGCCTAACACGAAGTAAAAACTTTTCTTGGAATAAAACAGCCCTAGATACAATATCCGCCTATGAAGCTATAATAAATTCATAG
- a CDS encoding CotS family spore coat protein has translation MMREFEIERQFNIKIEKIKANKGVYYLKTDKGERCLKKINYGPQKLLFVYGAKEHLRKNGFNNLDKYYLNINGEPYALVNEDLYTLSEWLEGRECDFHNIDEVKIAAKTLANLHEASKGYDPPENSKLKSDLGRWPHLIEKRIKSLDKMRDMVRKKSIKSDFDMLYLKSMEFYKEIGKKSLVTLNESDYYELCAIAENEKSFCHHDFTYHNIILSDSMDVHVIDFDYCKREVRTFDISNFMIKVLKRVEWNLEFATAIIESYDSVSKLKPEEYKVLYAYLQFPQRYWRLANRYYYNEVNWGQNTFAGKLESIIHEQEKYLEFLEKFKNEYKI, from the coding sequence ATGATGAGGGAATTTGAAATTGAAAGACAATTCAATATAAAGATAGAAAAAATAAAGGCAAATAAAGGCGTATACTATCTTAAAACAGATAAAGGCGAGAGATGTTTGAAAAAAATAAATTATGGACCCCAAAAGTTGTTGTTCGTGTATGGTGCTAAAGAGCACTTAAGAAAAAATGGTTTTAATAATTTAGATAAATACTATTTAAACATAAATGGAGAGCCTTATGCATTGGTTAATGAAGACTTATATACTTTGTCTGAATGGTTAGAAGGAAGGGAATGTGACTTCCATAACATAGATGAAGTAAAAATAGCAGCAAAGACTTTAGCTAATCTCCATGAAGCATCTAAGGGCTATGATCCACCTGAGAATTCTAAGCTCAAAAGTGATCTTGGCAGATGGCCTCATTTAATAGAAAAAAGAATTAAATCTTTAGATAAAATGAGAGATATGGTAAGGAAAAAAAGTATAAAAAGTGATTTTGACATGCTTTATTTAAAATCTATGGAGTTTTATAAAGAGATTGGAAAGAAATCCTTAGTGACTTTAAATGAGTCAGATTACTATGAGTTATGTGCAATTGCTGAGAATGAAAAAAGTTTTTGCCATCATGATTTTACTTATCATAATATAATTTTAAGCGATAGTATGGATGTACATGTTATAGATTTTGATTACTGTAAAAGAGAAGTTAGAACTTTTGATATAAGCAATTTTATGATAAAGGTGCTAAAGAGAGTTGAGTGGAATTTAGAATTTGCGACAGCTATTATAGAATCCTATGATTCAGTATCAAAATTAAAACCAGAGGAATATAAGGTATTATATGCATATCTTCAATTCCCACAAAGATATTGGAGGCTTGCAAATAGATATTATTATAATGAAGTTAATTGGGGGCAAAATACATTTGCAGGTAAGTTAGAATCAATAATACATGAGCAAGAGAAATACCTAGAATTTTTAGAAAAATTCAAGAATGAATATAAGATATAA
- the yabG gene encoding sporulation peptidase YabG produces MEIGDIVVRKSYNKDITFKIIDIKDSGGKYNIILKGINIRIIADASLDDLEMAEEDTGSQDKILNTRVNEAIKKAMILRGDLRDKVEKSPKIKTKNELMFGRPGKILHVDGDSEYMETCLKVYKQLSLDAVGRAIAEKDQPEVIVDLVKEIKPDIVVLTGHDSVLREPRDYLNLDNYRNSRYYLESVKNLRNYNSSYDELVIFAGACQSCYERILDVGANFASSPNRVLIHCLDPVFVCEKIAYTRIDKVVSITDVIENTITGIKGVGGLQTRGKYREGYPKSPYI; encoded by the coding sequence ATGGAAATAGGAGATATAGTTGTTAGAAAATCTTATAATAAAGATATTACTTTTAAAATAATTGATATTAAAGATAGTGGCGGAAAGTATAATATAATTCTAAAAGGAATTAATATAAGAATAATAGCAGATGCAAGTTTGGATGATCTTGAAATGGCAGAAGAGGACACTGGATCTCAAGATAAAATATTAAATACAAGAGTTAATGAGGCCATAAAGAAAGCTATGATACTACGAGGTGATCTTAGGGATAAAGTTGAAAAATCTCCTAAGATAAAGACGAAGAATGAATTGATGTTTGGAAGACCAGGAAAGATTCTCCATGTAGATGGGGATAGTGAGTACATGGAGACTTGTTTAAAGGTATATAAGCAATTATCTTTAGATGCAGTGGGGAGAGCTATAGCGGAAAAAGATCAACCAGAGGTAATAGTAGACTTAGTTAAAGAAATAAAACCGGACATAGTAGTTTTAACTGGACACGATAGTGTTTTACGAGAACCAAGGGATTATTTGAATTTAGATAATTATAGAAATTCAAGATATTATTTAGAATCAGTCAAAAACTTAAGAAATTATAATTCAAGTTATGATGAATTAGTAATATTTGCAGGGGCTTGTCAAAGTTGCTATGAAAGAATATTAGACGTAGGTGCTAATTTTGCCTCGAGTCCAAATCGAGTATTAATACACTGCCTGGACCCTGTTTTTGTATGTGAGAAGATTGCTTATACAAGAATTGATAAGGTAGTCTCAATAACTGATGTTATTGAAAATACGATAACAGGAATAAAGGGAGTTGGAGGATTGCAGACCAGGGGAAAGTATAGAGAAGGATATCCTAAATCTCCTTATATTTAA
- a CDS encoding glutathione peroxidase: protein MIYDYLVKDINGNSVSMETYKGKVLLIVNTATGCGFTPQYEGLQKLYDKYKDSGFEILDFPSNQFFEQAPGTNEEISNFCKLTYGTTFKTFAKIDVNGENSDPLYVFLKKEAPIASEDDASKGLYNLLSEKGFNTSGDDIKWNFTKFLLSKEGKVIARFAPTYEPEKIADQIEKLINEK, encoded by the coding sequence ATGATATATGATTATTTAGTAAAAGATATAAATGGAAATTCGGTTTCTATGGAGACATACAAGGGAAAGGTATTACTAATTGTTAATACAGCTACAGGATGTGGGTTTACTCCACAATACGAAGGGCTTCAAAAGCTTTATGATAAATATAAAGACAGTGGATTTGAAATATTAGATTTTCCATCAAATCAATTCTTTGAGCAAGCGCCGGGGACTAATGAAGAGATATCAAATTTTTGTAAATTAACATACGGAACAACTTTTAAAACATTTGCAAAGATTGATGTAAATGGAGAGAATAGTGATCCATTATATGTTTTTTTAAAGAAAGAGGCTCCTATTGCAAGCGAAGATGATGCATCAAAGGGATTGTATAATCTTTTATCAGAAAAAGGCTTTAATACAAGTGGAGATGATATTAAGTGGAATTTTACAAAATTCCTTCTATCAAAAGAGGGAAAAGTAATAGCTAGATTTGCACCAACATATGAACCAGAGAAAATTGCTGATCAAATTGAAAAATTAATTAATGAAAAATAG
- a CDS encoding Veg family protein, translating into MEKVKTIASIKNDIERHVGQKVTLKANGGRKKILVNDGIIESVYPSIFVIRLKNDTQRTVTYSYSDVLTKTVQLVFPTRI; encoded by the coding sequence ATGGAAAAAGTTAAAACTATTGCTTCCATTAAAAACGATATAGAGAGACACGTCGGTCAGAAAGTGACTCTAAAAGCTAATGGTGGAAGGAAAAAGATTTTAGTTAATGATGGTATAATTGAAAGTGTATACCCAAGTATTTTTGTTATAAGATTAAAAAATGACACCCAAAGGACCGTGACTTATAGTTATTCAGATGTATTAACAAAGACTGTACAATTGGTATTTCCAACTAGAATATAA